A stretch of the Leopardus geoffroyi isolate Oge1 chromosome B2, O.geoffroyi_Oge1_pat1.0, whole genome shotgun sequence genome encodes the following:
- the LOC123609441 gene encoding putative olfactory receptor 2B8, whose product MDPKNGSSFTGFILLGFSDRPQLERVLFVVLLIFYLLTLLGNTSIIALSRLDPHLQTPMYFFLSNLSFLDLCYTTSTVPQLLVDLRGTDKSISFGGCVAQLFVSLWLGSTECILLGVMAFDRYAAVCRPLHYTVIMHPRLCALMASASWFIGFVNSSLHTVLTFLVPLCGRNKIDHFFCEIPPLLKLACVDTTVYESELFSVSVMILLIPVALITFSYGQIVRVVLAMKSASGQRKAFGTCGSHLTVVSLFYGTGIYIYLQPSNNYSQDQGKFISLFYTIVTPMVNPVIYTLRNKDVMGAMRKVLCRGYDSR is encoded by the coding sequence ATGGACCCGAAAAATGGAAGTTCTTTCACTGGCTTTATCCTGCTGGGTTTCTCTGACCGGCCTCAGCTGGAGCGAGTCCTCTTTGTGGTTCTTCTGATCTTCTATCTGCTCACCCTGCTGGGAAACACAAGCATCATTGCGTTGTCCCGCCTGGACCCACACCTGCAGactcccatgtactttttcctctcCAACCTAAGCTTTCTGGACCTGTGTTATACGACCAGCACTGTTCCTCAGCTACTGGTTGATCTCAGGGGAACAGACAAGTCTATCTCCTTTGGTGGCTGTGTAGCTCAGCTCTTCGTGTCTCTATGGTTGGGATCCACAGAATGCATCCTGTTGGGGGTGATGGCGTTTGATCGCTACGCAGCCGTCTGCAGGCCCCTGCACTACACAGTGATCATGCACCCCCGTCTCTGTGCCCTGATGGCTTCTGCATCGTGGTTCATTGGTTTTGTCAACTCCTCATTGCACACGGTGCTCACCTTCCTTGTACCACTTtgtgggagaaataaaatagatcacTTCTTTTGTGAGATCCCCCCACTGCTCAAGCTTGCCTGTGTTGACACAACTGTGTATGAGTCTGAGCTCTTCTCTGTCAGTGTGATGATTCTTCTGATACCTGTGGCATTAATCACATTCTCCTATGGTCAGATTGTCAGGGTGGTCTTGGCAATGAAGTCAGCTTCAGGGCAGAGGAAAGCGTTTGGGACATGTGGGTCCCACCTTACTGTGGTCTCCCTGTTCTACGGCACAGGCATCTACATTTACCTCCAGCCCAGCAACAACTACTCCCAGGATCAGGGCaagttcatttctctcttctacaCCATTGTCACCCCCATGGTCAATCCTGTTATATATACCCTGCGGAACAAGGATGTGATGGGAGCAATGAGGAAGGTGTTGTGTAGGGGCTATGACTCCAGATGA